The Sulfurospirillum deleyianum DSM 6946 nucleotide sequence TTTTATCAAAAAAACCTTTAATTTGAATTTTGTACGCCAAAACTCCCTTTACATGTACATTCCACCGTTCACCTTAAGCACTTCTCCTGTGATATACATTGAGCTATCACTGAGTAAAAAAGCCACCGCTTCTGCGATATCTTTAGGAGTTCCAAAACGCTTCAGTGGAATCTTAGAGGTATAGCTCTCTTTAATTTCTGCACTGAGTTTATCGGTCATTTCTGTTGCAATGAAACCTGGTGTAACACTGTTAAAACGAACATCTCTTGCACTCCCCTCAAGTGCAAAACTTTTGGTCATAGCAATTAAACCACCTTTACTTGCGCTGTAATTGACCTGACCTGCATTACCTGTTTCACCTACGATAGAGGCGATATTTACTACACTGCCAAAACGTTTTTTACTCATCACTTTTAACGCTTCACGGCATCCCACAAATGCGGAGGTTAAATTGATATCAATCACCGAAGTAAAATCCTCTTTTTTCATACGAATCGCTAATTTATCATTGGTAATACCTGCATTATTGACCAAATAGGAGAGCTCACCATCGCTATCCACAATCGTTTTAATGCCCTCAACGAACGCTTCTTCATCGGCAACATCAAACCCAATCACCGCAGCTACACCACCATTGGCTTCAATTTCTGCCTTAATCGCATCGGCTTGTTCTGGACGAGAACGATAATTCACCCACACTTTAAGCCCATAACTGGCTAATGTCAATGCTATCTCTTTACCAATACCGCTTGCCGCACCTGTGACTAAAACATTTTTTCCACTAAATTTCATTGTTTTCCTTCTACGTATAAATTGATTCTTTTAAAATTCGACTAATGGCGCATCCATCTCTTGAGGGATGGGTAACCCCATGAGCTTTAAAACCGTTGGAGCTATATTGTTAAGCCCACCTTTTTTGACACGGTTAACTCGTTTATCTATCACAAAACCATACACATCAAAGGTTGTATGGTTGGTAAGCGTATGATTTTCTTCATCAAACATCTGTTCGCAATTTCCATGATCGCTTGTCAACACAACAGAGTAATTTGCCTTTTGAGCCTTCTCTAACAAGCGTCCAAGCTCAGCATCCACCGCTTCTACGGCTTTAATACCCGCTTCTAAACTTCCCGTGTGTCCAACCATATCGCCATTGGCAAAATTCACGACAATAAAATCATACGCCTCATCCATTGCTTTTAAAACGGCATCGCCTACGGCGTGGGCACTCATTTCAGGCTGTAAATCATAGGTTTTGACTTTTGGACTAGGCACTAAAAGCCTTGTCTCGCCTACTTTTGGCTCTTCAATTCCGCCATTAAAAAAGAAAGTCACATGCGCATATTTTTCCGTCTCAGCCGTATGAAACTGTGAAAGCCCCGCATCAGCAATCACATCGCTGAGTGTATGTTGAGGAGTGTCAGATTCAAACATAATAGGAAAAGGATAACTACTATCGTATTCTGTCATGGTAATGCAAGCAACGCCATTGAGGGTGCGAGGAAATTCGCTAAACGCTTCAAAACCAATGGCACGAGAGAGTTCACGCATACGATCATTTCTAAAATTGGCGAAAATCACCCCGTCGTCACTTTTCATCCCACCATACGCTTCAAATGCGACAGGTTCAATAAACTCATCGCTCACACCTTTATCATACATACTTTGCATATACGCCTTTACATGTAAAGATGTTTCAGGCTCTGCATCGACCATCACACGGTACCCTTGCTCAACCCTCTCCCAGCGATTATCCCTATCCATACTAAAGAAGCGTCCTGAAATAGAAGCAATGTGAATGTTCTCATTGCACAGCCCCTCTAACTGCTCGACAAATCCCATACCAGACGTAGGAGAGACATCTCTTCCATCAGTAATAATATGTAAAAAAACGTTTTTTCCACTCGCTTCTGCGATACGTGCTAATGCCATGATATGCTCAATATGCGAATGCACACCCCCATCACTCACTAACCCAATAATATGAATAGACCCTTTTACATGTAAGAGTTCTTGAAGTGCTTTATTGTTCGCTAAAGAGCCATCCTTGGCTGCGAGTGAAATTTTGACCAAATTTTGGTACAAAATACGCCCACTGCCGATGCACATATGCCCGACTTCGCTATTGCCCATTTGTCCCTCTGGAAGTCCAACACTCAAACCAGAGGTTTGAATAAAGGTATAAGGAACACTCTTAAATAATCTATCGTACGTTGGTTTATGGGCTTTTGCAAACGCATTTGCCACCTCACTTTCATTGTGACCAATACCATCGGTAATAATCAGTAAGGTTTTTTGAATTTCTGGTTTCAAATCGTACCCTTTGTTATCAGCTTATAAGCAATATATTACTAAAATGTTGCTTTTATAAAAATATATGGAAGTCCCCTTTATGCTATATGCTCTTTACAAACTCACATCGATTAACCTTTTTCAGTACATTACGGTTCGTGCAGGTATTGCCTTCTTTTTGGCGTTTATTTTGACCGTTTATTTGATGCCAAAGTTCATTCAATGGGCAAAAGCTCGCAACGCCAATCAGCCAATTTATTCTCTTGCTCCTCAAACACACCAAAAAAAAGGCAAAACACCTACGATGGGAGGCATTGTCTTTTTATGTGCGGCAACACTAGCGGTACTTATGTGCGCACGAATGAACAACCTTTTTGTTATCTCTTCACTAACTTGTCTTCTGCTCTTTGGACTGATTGGTATGAAAGATGACCTTTCCAAAATTTTAGGCAAAAGCAATACCGCAGGACTCACGCCAAGAGCAAAATTGCTTTTTCAAGTTATTGCTGCGTCCATTGTTTCATTTATTTTGTATTACAGTATTGATTTAGACACCACCTTTTTTATCCCTTTTTACAAATACCCTCTGTTTGATATGCACCTCTTAGCCTTAGGTTTTTGGGTATTGGTTATGGTTTCAGCCAGTAATGCGGTCAATCTCACCGATGGACTTGATGGATTAGCAACCGTCCCTTCCATTCTCTCTATTCTCTCCCTTGCCGTCTTTGTTTATGTCGGTGGCAATGCCTTTTTAAGCAGTTACTTACTCCTTCCAAAAGTCGGAGGTAGTGGTGAAGTGGTCATTGTCGCCACAGCGGTTATGGGCTCATTGGTCGGATTTTTATGGTTTAACTGCTACCCCGCAGAAGTTTTTATGGGCGATAGTGGGAGTCTTAGTGTGGGTGCGTTTATTGGGTATATGGCGATTATTTCAAAAAATGAAATTTTGCTCATTGTGATTGGATTTGTATTTGTTTTAGAGACAGTTTCGGTTATTTTACAGGTAGGAAGTTACAAAACACGTAAAAAACGTATCTTCCTTATGGCGCCAATTCATCACCATTTTGAGGTGAAAGGTTGGCCAGAAAACAAGATTATCGTGAGATTTTGGATTATTGCGCTCATGTCAAATCTTTTAGCACTTACGGCATTGAAAATACGATGATAACACTTTTTGGACACGGAAAAACAACCAAAGCAATTGCAAAACGCTATGCAGGAAACTGCCAAATTTTTGATGATGCCTTTACATGTAAAGGTGAAGATGAATACGGAAACCTCCTACTTCCACCCTCTTTTTTTGAGCCAGAAAAAAGCAGTGTAGAGATTCCAAGTCCAGGCTTTCCAACAGAGCATCTACTGATTCAAAAAGCCTTACATGTCACCAGCGAATATGACTTTTTTAAAGAGGCGATGCCTTTTAGCATCTGGATTAGTGGCACCAATGGCAAAACCACTACCACCCAAATGTGCCAATTTCTCTTAGAAAAACAAGGTGCCGTTGCAGGTGGAAATATTGGGACACCTCTAGCAGAATTGGATGAAAAAGCGCCGATTTGGGTCTTAGAAACCAGCTCGTTTACCTTTCACTACACCAAAGTCACCGCACCCGATATGTATCTGCTTTTACCCATTAAGCCTGACCATCTGACATGGCATGGAAGTATGGAAGCTTACATAGACGCAAAACTCTCTCCTTTGGCACGCATGAAAGAAGGGAGTGTGGCTATCTTGCCAAAAGCACACGCCAACGTGAAAACCCTAGCCCATGTGATTGCGTATGAGAATGAGGAAGATTTAGCCCAACAATTAGGCATAGAACTTTCAAAAATAAACTTTAAAACACCCTTTTTACTCGACGCTGTGCTTGCGATGAGTGCACAAAAAGTTCTTTTTGATACCATTGATTACGAGCGCATTAATACCTTTAAAATCGACCATTATAAAATTGAAGAGTTCCACGATAAACAAGGACGTCTCTGGGTCGATGACTCCAAGGGAACCAATGTGGATGCGACCATTGAAGCGCTTAAACGCTATAAAGATGAAGAAATTTTACTCGTTTTAGGCGGTGATGATAAAGGGGTCGATTTGCAAGAGCTTTTTGACTTTATGAAACCTTTACATGTAAAGATATTTGCCATTGGCTCGAACACCGAACGACTGGCTACCTTTGCGCAAAAAGAGGGGCTGTGGCTTTCTAAATGCTTTGTACTTGAAGAAGCCATGAAGCAGATTCATGCCCTCCACACCACCAAAAGCGTTGCCCTTCTCTCTCCTGCTGCTGCGAGTTTGGATCAATTCAAATCGTATGCTCACCGAGGTGATTTATTTAAGGCTTTGGCTCTTTCTTGAGCCTAAGCTACTCTTAAAGTTTTTAAGCTATAATTTCAACTCTTCAAAGCGTGGCTGGATAGCTCAGTCGGTAGAGCAGGAGACTGAAAATCTCCGTGTCGGCGGTTCGATTCCGTCTCCAGCCACCACCAAACTTCTTATTTATTTTTCCCTCTTTTTCATTTCATCTGTGAGTTTTGCCTCAATAATATTTTTAAGCTCCATTCCATCAATCATCTCTTTTTGCAGTAAAGCCAAAGCCACCGCTTCAATGGCGGGCCATAAACGTTTGACCTCTTTTTCGGTTTGCGTTTGTGCGTTTTTCATCCAGACCAAAAGGCGCTCTTCAATCTTTTTTGAAAGCAACTCTTTATCGTACTCGGATTCAATGCCACTGACATTAATGTATCCCAACTCATCATCCATGCCAAAGAGTGCGATAGCAGCATATGCTTGCATGGTTGCTACTTCAAGGTCATTCATTGCTCCACTTTCCATCCCTCCTTGCCCAAAGCGCTCCATTTTGGCAATACGTCCAGCGAGCAAAATACAGATATTGGAAAAGAGCTCTTTTTTAGAAATCGCATCAATATAATCATCGTGGTGAAAGGAGACAAACCCTAAAGCATCACTGCGAGGCGCAACCGTGACTTGCTCAATTTTAATCATGGGCGTAAGAACATAGGAAAGGACGGCATGCCCTGCTTCATGGTAGGCTGTTTTTGTCATAGACATCTCAATATCACGAATCTGTTTATTCTCCAATTTTGCGCCATATTTAATGACATTGATCTGCTCTAAGAGCATCTCTTCGCTAATCTCTTTAAAACCTTTACGTGCCGCAAAAAGCGCAGCCTCTTGTCCAATGCGTTTAAGTGCATCGCCACCCATGCCTGAAATGTAGCGCACCACTCTATCAACGTCAATCGTCGCATCGTGTGGCATTTTTAAAATCTCCTCAATGAAAAAGCGTCTGGCTTGCATATCGAGTTTTGGCACTTCAATGCAAATATCTAAACGCCCTGTTTTAATTAAGGCATCAGGAATATCATCTTTTTGAGCGATGGTCACAATGGTAAATAACGGCGTCTCAAAACTTTGCGTGATAGCATCGATTTCTTCAATCACAGGGGCAACATTCATCGTCGAAATCACCCCGCTAGTAATTCCTTGCACATCAATATCCTCTAAAATCACAATGGCAGGAGCAGAACTGTACGCTTGGGCATACGCTTTTCGAATTTTAGCGCCATCAAACAAATCCGCATCCCGAAGGACGATGTAAGGCATATCAGCCTCATGCGCAAAGGCACGGGCTAAGAGTTTTTTACCCATTCCAGCAGGTCCGTATAAAATCATCCCTTTGGGTGGAAGCATCGAGAAGTGTTTTAAGCGTTCTGGCTCTTTAAAAAGGGTGAGCACCTCACGCAACGCCTCTTTGACCCGCTCTTGCCCCGCAATGTCTTGAAACGTCACCTCTGAGATACATAAAGCGTCTTGCGTGTTTACATGTAACTGCTCCTTGGTGTAAAAGGCATGTTTAAGCGTATAGTTTGCTTTGTCTCCTTTTACATGTAAAGACCACTCAAGGCTAATGCGCCACTGCTGTTTACCAATTTTTTTAAGTAAAAGGGGCTGATTGCGTAGGGCATCCCGCACAAATGCTTTAGCCTTTAACGAGACATTATACGTTATGTGCGTCACCTTTGGGTGTTGTTTTAAAAGTGCATAAACCCCGTTAAAAAGCGTCTCGGGAAGCTTCGTTTGAATATAACGTGCATTTAAATAAGGTGCTAAAGAGAGGGTGAGCAAGGAGATAAAGGTATCAATATTTTTATACTCCATTTGCACGCCACTTTGTTGGTTAAACTGATAGGAGAGTGTATGCAAACTGTGTGCGCCAATTTTAATCAAAGCGGTTAAACTCAAAGGATTAAAAGGAATTAAAGTACCTTCGTTGAGTAAAGAGAGAAGCTTAGCGTTAAAAACCCGTTCTTTATTGCCATTAAGGATTATCTCTTCTTGGGCGAAACGCTCCATTAAAAAAGTATGCGCTTGTAAGGGGTCATGACGAAAGAGCGTCTGTAAATCGGCTCGTTTAAGCAAACCACTTAAACGGGTGGTGCTCATAACCACAACGACCTCTGAAAAATCCACAGGAGCTTTCTTCACGTCTGAAAAAAGCATATAAAGTGCTAATTGTGCCTGAATATCCGCTTTGTCAATATCCTCAAAAAAGAGCAGCGCTTTAGGATGAGCCTCTACAAACGCTACGACATCGTTTTCAAGACTCAATGACAAAGGCTCTTCAGAACTTAAGACATCATTGTACTGATCCATCTGAAACGCTTGGAAAGACTCCAGTCTAGCATCTGCCTTCAAAAGTAACTCTGCCATATAACGCTTACCGCAATTTGGCACACCCATAAAGGTAAACAACGCTCTGATTTTTGAGTGAAAAAAAGGCATTTCAACCAAATGCTTAGCAACCATTTCTATGGCAAAATCTTGGTCAAAGAGGGAAGATTTGAGGCTTTCTTCAAGTTTTAGACTCAAAATATGATAGTTTTTTTCTTCTTGCATCAGGCACTCCTTTCTGCGAAAAGACTATGAATGTTCTTGTAAAACTACAAGAACGTTTAACACGTCTTTGAAGCAAAGCTCCCACGACTACGTTAACACAGGGTTCTCTTCGGCAGAGTGCCCACGCACCCTTGGTGCTTTTCTTCTTTTGCAAAATGAATTTTGCAAGAGTTCTATTCTATCATAGAAATAATATTACGCTGGTTTAATCACCCCTAAATCCACACAAGCGATATGTGCCGGTGAAAATTTTGCACTCTTTTTTAAACGTCCAAAAATTTCATTGAGTTCGTTATCGTCTAAATCATGCTGATGCCCAAAGCCATGACAAATTACCGCTGCACTCACGGTCATCAAAGGAAATGATTGGAGCATTCCATCACGATTTTTTGCCAAAATATATCCTGAACTACGCCCCTCTTCACAGTAAAAACTTTGAATATCTTCCGCAAATTTCACGACAATTTCATGCACAATGTCATAAATTTTTTCAAAGGTATGCTCCTCTTTCAAGTTCCATCCCAAAAAAAAATCATCCCCTCCCACATGGCCTATCAAGCACTCTTCTATCCCCACAGCACTTCTTAAAATATCCGCAAACAAGGTAATAGCACGATCCCCCTTGCGAAAACCATAATAGTCGTTGAAAGGCTTAAAATTGTCAAAATCAAAATACGCCATCATCACTTTTTCGTGTGATTCCATCGCCGTTGAGACAAATTCATTGATGATACGATTGCCAGAGAGTCCTGTTAGGGGATTTTGGTCTTTTGCATCGACGATATTTTTCTCATTAATCATCTCCAAAAGCACTTTAGAACTTAAATAACCCACGTATTTTTCATTTTCCGTAATCAAAATAGCGTCATTTTCATCATCAAAACCATAAATCTTTAAAATTTTCTCAATCGGGTCATTAATATCGGCTCTTCCGCATGAAGAGACAATCTTTTTGAGACTTCCTTGCGTAATGTTGTACAACAACGCTTTGCCATAATTAGAATAAATATAAGTCTTAATATCCGTATCTTTAATCACCCCAATAGGCGTAAAATCACGCTCTAACACAGGCACAAAATGCACAGATTTATCGGCTCTTAACATCTCATACACATCATTGATACTCGAATCAATAAACACAGGATGGTTTTTTTGAAGGTAGCGTGCAATATCTGAGCTTTGCGTACTTTTGCGTTTTTCATTTTGAGCAACAAACTTCAAATGTTCATACGAAGAAACGATTTCACAGACATTACGTGTTGGTTTTTGAACAAAAAAGCCTTGCACCATGTCACATCCTAGCTTTTTACACTCCAAATACTCCTCTTCGCACTCAACCCCCTCCGCAATCGTAAAAATACCCATGACCTGAGCAATCTGAACAATGGAGCTTACAAAAAGCCTCTTTTTCTTACTCAGATGAATTTCACTGATAAAAAAACGGTCAATCTTGATAAAATTTGGATCGGCATTGAAAAGCATTTGTAGCCCTGAAAATCCCACACCAAAATCATCAATCGCCATTTTGTAGCCTTGCTGTTTATAGAGGTTCAATACCAGTTTATCGACCCCCGCATACATGCCTACCTGATGTTTTTCGGAGAGCTCAAAACAGATATTAGACGTGTCCATCTCGTAACTGCTTAAAAGCTCACACGTATAACCCGATTTAAAATCAGGCATCATCGTAATGCGATTATCGAGGTTATAAAAAAGTTTAATATGCTTCGAGAAGGGGAAAAGAGAAAATTTATGAATGGCTTTTTCTCGCAGTTTAACATCAAGGGTATAAAGAATCTTTTCACTAAAAGCCGTATCAAAAATAGCATCTATCGTTACAAAACCAGCACTCTCATAATTGCGGATTAACGCCTCTACTGCATACAATTTACCTGTGTAAATATTGACAATGGGTTGAAAAGCAAAATCCACAACATCAACCAAAGTTTGCCATCGTTCATTAAACATTGTTTGTATCATTCCTTCACATTTATGTGAAGAAATGATATCGCTAAGCCATTACCAAATCATTACATGTAAAACAATCAATCACAATTTTCCACACAAATTTTATGAGGAATCACCCGTCCACCGCACCCTACAAAACAGCTATCATACCCTTGTTCACAGCCACATTGTGTGCTACAAAAACTCTGCTGATTGACTAAAATGGACTCAAAACGAGGCGGTGTGGGCATACGTGGTTCACGAGGTCGCTCCCGTGCCAATCGGTGCAAATAATGGCGTATCTCTTCTCTTTTACGACACGCATACGCCTCTTTTTCTTTATCGCAACGACGTTGAAAATAGTTTAAATCGTAGCTTAACGCATCATATTCTCTGCGCCACTGGTACATCTCATGCTGAAAATCAGCAAAATCTCTACTGTAATACCCATATTCTCGCTCATACGCTCTTTGCTCTTCAATCTCAATGGCTTTTGCTTTGGCATAAGCACTATCCAAACATGCCTGATAGCTTCTATCACACGCACTTTGACAGATATCTTGTTCGCTTTTGCATCTTTCCACACACGATTTGAAAGAGGGTTGAGAACTAGCGATATACTCATTTTGAATCACATAACGAGGTCCACATCCCACAAAAAAGAGCACCAATCCTATCCCTAAAATTCGTAGCATATATCCTCACTTACGCATATTTAAAAAAGTATAACTTAAAATCGTGAAGTTCTCGTGGAATCACGTCCTAAGGATTAAGGACTGCGCCTTTAAAGTAGCGAGCCATAATACGTTCATACATACTAGAACCTTGTGCATCTGGCTCTTTTAAACGGTTGAGTTGACTTTGCATAATGGTAATTTGCTCTTTAGGAATCTCTTTTCCTGCAGCAATATAATAATCAGTATTTAAGAGCACATGTGCCATTTTGTATTGAGTGACATCTTGATTTTCATTGACCAAATGATAGACAAAGGGAAGATCAGTATAAACCAAAGCATCCACCCGTCCATATTCAAGCATCTTGTACCCTTGAAGCGGTGTTGAAACACGGGTAATATTTAAAGAATTGTTCTCTCCAATCTCTTTAAAAAGAACTTTCTCTGCGGATGTCTCTTTAATCGTCGCTATTTTTAGATTTTGTAGAATCTCCAAACTATTCTTTCCCTTAGGTATCTCCATCCCTCGTTTGGTAATCACACCCAAACGAACTGTGGCAATAGGTCCAACCCATTGAAAAAAAGATTCCCTCTCTTTAAGTCGTGAAGCACTAATCAAAAATGATGTAGGATGTTTCAACGCTTCATCGTACACCTCTTTCCACGGGGCGAGGTGTATCTCCTCTTGTGAAAAACGTGGTCGAATCGTTGCTAAACTCGCTTCTAAAACATCTAAACTAATTCCTTTAACAACCCCTTTCTCACGAAAGTTAAAAGGAGGATTAGGTTCTGTATAAACAAATGTCTGTGCCACAAGAGTCGTTGCTAACTCCAATAACACAAAAAATCCTATCAATACTCTTAAATGCATTTTATATCCTCATAAATTTTTTAATTTAAAAAAATGTACTTATACATCCTAAGGATTAAGGACTGCGCCTTTAAAGTAGCGAGCCATAATACGTTCATACATACTAGAACCTTGTGCATCTGGCTCTTTTAAACGGTTGAGTTGACTTTGCATAATGGTAATTTGCTCTTTAGGAATCTCTTTTCCTGCAGCAATATAATAATCAGTATTTAAGAGCACATGTGCCATTTTGTATTGAGTGACATCTTGATTTTCATTGACCAAATGATAGACAAAGGGAAGATCAGTATAAACCAAAGCATCCACCCGTCCATATTCAAGCATCTTGTACCCTTGAAGCGGTGTTGAAACACGGGTAATATTTAAAGAATTGTTCTCTCCAATCTCTTTAAAAAGAACTTTCTCTGCGGATGTCTCTTTAATCGTCGCTATTTTTAGATTTTGTAGAATCTCCAAACTATTCTTTCCCTTAGGTATCTCCATCCCTCGTTTGGTAATCACACCCAAACGAACTGTGGCAATAGGTCCAACCCATTGAAAAAAAGATTCCCTCTCTTTAAGTCGTGAAGCACTAATCAAAAATGATGTAGGATGTTTCAACGCTTCATCGTACACCTCTTTCCACGGGGCGAGGTGTATCTCCTCTTGTGAAAAACGTGGTCGAATCGTTGCTAAACTCGCTTCTAAAAGGTCAA carries:
- the fabG gene encoding 3-oxoacyl-ACP reductase FabG; the encoded protein is MKFSGKNVLVTGAASGIGKEIALTLASYGLKVWVNYRSRPEQADAIKAEIEANGGVAAVIGFDVADEEAFVEGIKTIVDSDGELSYLVNNAGITNDKLAIRMKKEDFTSVIDINLTSAFVGCREALKVMSKKRFGSVVNIASIVGETGNAGQVNYSASKGGLIAMTKSFALEGSARDVRFNSVTPGFIATEMTDKLSAEIKESYTSKIPLKRFGTPKDIAEAVAFLLSDSSMYITGEVLKVNGGMYM
- the gpmI gene encoding 2,3-bisphosphoglycerate-independent phosphoglycerate mutase, which translates into the protein MKPEIQKTLLIITDGIGHNESEVANAFAKAHKPTYDRLFKSVPYTFIQTSGLSVGLPEGQMGNSEVGHMCIGSGRILYQNLVKISLAAKDGSLANNKALQELLHVKGSIHIIGLVSDGGVHSHIEHIMALARIAEASGKNVFLHIITDGRDVSPTSGMGFVEQLEGLCNENIHIASISGRFFSMDRDNRWERVEQGYRVMVDAEPETSLHVKAYMQSMYDKGVSDEFIEPVAFEAYGGMKSDDGVIFANFRNDRMRELSRAIGFEAFSEFPRTLNGVACITMTEYDSSYPFPIMFESDTPQHTLSDVIADAGLSQFHTAETEKYAHVTFFFNGGIEEPKVGETRLLVPSPKVKTYDLQPEMSAHAVGDAVLKAMDEAYDFIVVNFANGDMVGHTGSLEAGIKAVEAVDAELGRLLEKAQKANYSVVLTSDHGNCEQMFDEENHTLTNHTTFDVYGFVIDKRVNRVKKGGLNNIAPTVLKLMGLPIPQEMDAPLVEF
- the mraY gene encoding phospho-N-acetylmuramoyl-pentapeptide-transferase, translated to MLYALYKLTSINLFQYITVRAGIAFFLAFILTVYLMPKFIQWAKARNANQPIYSLAPQTHQKKGKTPTMGGIVFLCAATLAVLMCARMNNLFVISSLTCLLLFGLIGMKDDLSKILGKSNTAGLTPRAKLLFQVIAASIVSFILYYSIDLDTTFFIPFYKYPLFDMHLLALGFWVLVMVSASNAVNLTDGLDGLATVPSILSILSLAVFVYVGGNAFLSSYLLLPKVGGSGEVVIVATAVMGSLVGFLWFNCYPAEVFMGDSGSLSVGAFIGYMAIISKNEILLIVIGFVFVLETVSVILQVGSYKTRKKRIFLMAPIHHHFEVKGWPENKIIVRFWIIALMSNLLALTALKIR
- the murD gene encoding UDP-N-acetylmuramoyl-L-alanine--D-glutamate ligase, which encodes MITLFGHGKTTKAIAKRYAGNCQIFDDAFTCKGEDEYGNLLLPPSFFEPEKSSVEIPSPGFPTEHLLIQKALHVTSEYDFFKEAMPFSIWISGTNGKTTTTQMCQFLLEKQGAVAGGNIGTPLAELDEKAPIWVLETSSFTFHYTKVTAPDMYLLLPIKPDHLTWHGSMEAYIDAKLSPLARMKEGSVAILPKAHANVKTLAHVIAYENEEDLAQQLGIELSKINFKTPFLLDAVLAMSAQKVLFDTIDYERINTFKIDHYKIEEFHDKQGRLWVDDSKGTNVDATIEALKRYKDEEILLVLGGDDKGVDLQELFDFMKPLHVKIFAIGSNTERLATFAQKEGLWLSKCFVLEEAMKQIHALHTTKSVALLSPAAASLDQFKSYAHRGDLFKALALS
- a CDS encoding AAA family ATPase; translation: MQEEKNYHILSLKLEESLKSSLFDQDFAIEMVAKHLVEMPFFHSKIRALFTFMGVPNCGKRYMAELLLKADARLESFQAFQMDQYNDVLSSEEPLSLSLENDVVAFVEAHPKALLFFEDIDKADIQAQLALYMLFSDVKKAPVDFSEVVVVMSTTRLSGLLKRADLQTLFRHDPLQAHTFLMERFAQEEIILNGNKERVFNAKLLSLLNEGTLIPFNPLSLTALIKIGAHSLHTLSYQFNQQSGVQMEYKNIDTFISLLTLSLAPYLNARYIQTKLPETLFNGVYALLKQHPKVTHITYNVSLKAKAFVRDALRNQPLLLKKIGKQQWRISLEWSLHVKGDKANYTLKHAFYTKEQLHVNTQDALCISEVTFQDIAGQERVKEALREVLTLFKEPERLKHFSMLPPKGMILYGPAGMGKKLLARAFAHEADMPYIVLRDADLFDGAKIRKAYAQAYSSAPAIVILEDIDVQGITSGVISTMNVAPVIEEIDAITQSFETPLFTIVTIAQKDDIPDALIKTGRLDICIEVPKLDMQARRFFIEEILKMPHDATIDVDRVVRYISGMGGDALKRIGQEAALFAARKGFKEISEEMLLEQINVIKYGAKLENKQIRDIEMSMTKTAYHEAGHAVLSYVLTPMIKIEQVTVAPRSDALGFVSFHHDDYIDAISKKELFSNICILLAGRIAKMERFGQGGMESGAMNDLEVATMQAYAAIALFGMDDELGYINVSGIESEYDKELLSKKIEERLLVWMKNAQTQTEKEVKRLWPAIEAVALALLQKEMIDGMELKNIIEAKLTDEMKKREK
- a CDS encoding GGDEF domain-containing protein: MFNERWQTLVDVVDFAFQPIVNIYTGKLYAVEALIRNYESAGFVTIDAIFDTAFSEKILYTLDVKLREKAIHKFSLFPFSKHIKLFYNLDNRITMMPDFKSGYTCELLSSYEMDTSNICFELSEKHQVGMYAGVDKLVLNLYKQQGYKMAIDDFGVGFSGLQMLFNADPNFIKIDRFFISEIHLSKKKRLFVSSIVQIAQVMGIFTIAEGVECEEEYLECKKLGCDMVQGFFVQKPTRNVCEIVSSYEHLKFVAQNEKRKSTQSSDIARYLQKNHPVFIDSSINDVYEMLRADKSVHFVPVLERDFTPIGVIKDTDIKTYIYSNYGKALLYNITQGSLKKIVSSCGRADINDPIEKILKIYGFDDENDAILITENEKYVGYLSSKVLLEMINEKNIVDAKDQNPLTGLSGNRIINEFVSTAMESHEKVMMAYFDFDNFKPFNDYYGFRKGDRAITLFADILRSAVGIEECLIGHVGGDDFFLGWNLKEEHTFEKIYDIVHEIVVKFAEDIQSFYCEEGRSSGYILAKNRDGMLQSFPLMTVSAAVICHGFGHQHDLDDNELNEIFGRLKKSAKFSPAHIACVDLGVIKPA
- a CDS encoding substrate-binding periplasmic protein, translating into MHLRVLIGFFVLLELATTLVAQTFVYTEPNPPFNFREKGVVKGISLDVLEASLATIRPRFSQEEIHLAPWKEVYDEALKHPTSFLISASRLKERESFFQWVGPIATVRLGVITKRGMEIPKGKNSLEILQNLKIATIKETSAEKVLFKEIGENNSLNITRVSTPLQGYKMLEYGRVDALVYTDLPFVYHLVNENQDVTQYKMAHVLLNTDYYIAAGKEIPKEQITIMQSQLNRLKEPDAQGSSMYERIMARYFKGAVLNP
- a CDS encoding substrate-binding periplasmic protein, yielding MHLRVLMALCLCFGLYSTSFAAPTIAVYASPNPPFNLREKGLVQGLAFDLLEASLATIRPRFSQEEIHLAPWKEVYDEALKHPTSFLISASRLKERESFFQWVGPIATVRLGVITKRGMEIPKGKNSLEILQNLKIATIKETSAEKVLFKEIGENNSLNITRVSTPLQGYKMLEYGRVDALVYTDLPFVYHLVNENQDVTQYKMAHVLLNTDYYIAAGKEIPKEQITIMQSQLNRLKEPDAQGSSMYERIMARYFKGAVLNP